The uncultured Roseibium sp. genome contains a region encoding:
- a CDS encoding benzoate-CoA ligase family protein — MTTTNENAAVYFVDRHADEDYSDKAAFIESETGVKISYADLAHETGRMADLYERHGIRREERVAMLVLDCIAFPVIFWGSLKAGVVPVPLNTLLGSDVYETILKDSRARALFVSAPLLPVIQPVLANCPCLERVFVIGGGEGGDHLSFRSELSASSFREPIEVSSDECAFWLYSSGSTGQPKGVRHVHGNLKFTADTYGNQVLGIRHDDIVYSVAKLFFAYGLGNGMTFPLSVGATTVLLDARPTPDSVCKVLDTYQPTVFCGVPTLYAAMLAHIDSGQGRISAPLRRCISAGEALPEKVGSRWRELTGCDILDGVGSTEMLHIFLSNRPGDVVYGTSGVAVPGYEIRVVDEKDEDVGIGGIGELLVKGASSASDYWNQRDKSRSTFEGAWTRTGDKYEVTESGRLVYCGRTDDMFKVSGIWVAPFEIEQALVSHPAVLEAAVVAARDDEGLEKPKAFVVLKNGFAGDHLPEELKDIVKDHIGKWKYPRWVEVVPDLPKTATGKIQRFKLRDDYHA, encoded by the coding sequence ATGACGACCACGAACGAGAATGCCGCTGTCTACTTTGTGGACCGGCATGCCGATGAAGACTACAGCGACAAGGCGGCCTTCATCGAAAGCGAAACCGGGGTGAAGATCAGCTATGCGGATCTGGCGCACGAGACGGGCCGGATGGCCGACCTCTACGAGCGCCACGGCATCCGCCGGGAAGAGCGCGTGGCCATGCTGGTCCTTGACTGTATTGCCTTTCCCGTCATTTTCTGGGGCAGCCTGAAGGCCGGCGTCGTCCCCGTGCCGCTGAACACCCTGCTCGGATCGGATGTCTATGAGACGATCCTGAAAGACAGCCGGGCACGGGCGCTGTTCGTATCCGCTCCACTGTTGCCGGTCATCCAGCCCGTTCTGGCGAATTGCCCGTGCCTGGAGCGCGTGTTCGTCATCGGCGGTGGGGAAGGTGGAGACCATCTTTCCTTTCGCTCAGAACTTTCGGCGAGTTCGTTTCGCGAACCGATCGAGGTTTCGTCGGACGAATGCGCGTTCTGGCTCTACTCTTCCGGATCGACGGGCCAGCCCAAGGGCGTGCGCCATGTTCACGGCAATCTGAAGTTCACCGCGGACACCTATGGCAACCAGGTGCTCGGCATCAGGCATGACGACATCGTCTATTCGGTCGCAAAGCTGTTCTTCGCCTATGGCCTTGGTAATGGGATGACGTTTCCGCTGTCCGTGGGGGCGACAACCGTGCTGCTCGATGCGCGTCCGACGCCGGATTCCGTCTGCAAGGTCCTGGATACCTATCAGCCGACCGTATTCTGCGGCGTCCCCACGCTCTATGCCGCGATGCTGGCGCATATCGACAGTGGTCAGGGGCGCATTTCGGCACCGTTGCGCCGGTGTATTTCAGCGGGTGAAGCACTGCCGGAAAAAGTCGGGTCCCGTTGGCGTGAGCTGACCGGTTGCGACATCCTCGACGGCGTCGGCTCCACCGAAATGCTGCATATTTTCCTGTCGAACCGCCCGGGCGATGTCGTTTACGGAACCTCAGGCGTCGCCGTGCCGGGGTATGAGATCCGGGTCGTTGATGAAAAAGACGAGGACGTCGGCATAGGCGGTATCGGCGAGTTGCTGGTCAAGGGCGCGTCTTCGGCCTCCGACTATTGGAACCAGCGGGACAAGAGCCGGTCGACCTTCGAAGGCGCGTGGACCCGCACGGGGGACAAATACGAAGTGACGGAGAGCGGGCGGCTGGTCTACTGCGGCCGGACGGACGACATGTTCAAGGTCAGCGGCATCTGGGTCGCGCCGTTCGAAATCGAGCAGGCGCTGGTCTCCCATCCGGCGGTTCTGGAAGCGGCCGTGGTGGCTGCGCGGGATGATGAGGGACTGGAAAAGCCCAAGGCCTTCGTCGTCCTGAAAAACGGCTTCGCCGGCGATCATTTGCCTGAAGAACTCAAGGATATCGTCAAGGACCACATCGGCAAGTGGAAGTATCCCCGCTGGGTAGAGGTCGTCCCGGATCTGCCGAAGACCGCGACCGGCAAGATCCAGCGTTTCAAGCTGCGGGACGATTACCATGCCTGA